From one Gadus morhua chromosome 8, gadMor3.0, whole genome shotgun sequence genomic stretch:
- the slc6a9 gene encoding sodium- and chloride-dependent glycine transporter 1 isoform X1 — MAASSTNVQSAADQNGAVPGEPAKQDENSRRGNWGNQIEFILTSVGYAVGLGNVWRFPYLCYRNGGGAFMLPYFIMLVFCGIPLFFLELSFGQFASQGCLGVWKISPMFKGVGYGMMVVSTYIGIYYNVVICIAFYYFFMSMTDVLPWTYCNNPWNTPACVGVMDAANRTFANATSGLAAVAVEGVAAVVNRTKRTSPSEEYWKHYVLNISDDIGNFGEVRLPILGCLALSWVVVFLCLIKGVKSSGKVVYFTATFPYLVLTILFIRGVTLDGAINGIKYYLTPQWEKVLDAKVWGDAASQIFYSLGCAWGGLITMASYNKFHNNCFRDSIIISITNCATSVYAGFVIFSILGFMAHTLNVPVSEVADHGPGLAFVAYPEALTLLPVSPLWSMLFFFMLILLGLGTQFCLLETLTTAIVDEIGTDWIIKNKPIVTLGVAIIGFCLGVPLTTQAGIYWLLLMDNFAASFSLVLISCIMCICVMYIYGHRNYFKDVEMMLGFPPPLFFRICWRFISPLIISFILIFTVIQYKPITYNDYVYPGWSLGIGFCMAMSSVICIPIYALYRISRSPGATFRERLRNACKADPKWGPALREHRVGRYAPMVSGAEDGLEVLPLKEKEETKEKEELKEEEEARERKEDVCLTIQQGSNGSTATQNTPNPAVA; from the exons AATGGAGCGGTTCCGGGGGAACCGGCAAAGCAGGATGAGAACTCGCGGCGAGGGAACTGGGGGAACCAGATTGAGTTCATCCTCACCAGCGTGGGCTACGCCGTGGGCCTGGGCAACGTCTGGCGCTTCCCTTACCTCTGCTACCGCAATGGAGGAG gTGCCTTCATGCTGCCCTACTTCATCATGCTGGTGTTCTGTGgcatccctctcttcttcctggAGCTCTCCTTCGGACAGTTTGCCAGCCAGGGCTGCCTGGGGGTCTGGAAGATCAGCCCCATGTTTAAAG GCGTGGGCTACGGCATGATGGTGGTGTCCACCTACATCGGCATCTACTACAACGTGGTGATCTGCATCGCCTTCTACTACTTCTTCATGTCCATGACGGACGTGCTGCCGTGGACGTACTGCAACAACCCCTGGAACACGCCCGCCTGCGTGGGCGTGATGGACGCCGCCAACCGCACCTTCGCCAACGCCACCAGTGGGCTGGCAGCCGTCGCCGTGGAGGGGGTCGCCGCGGTGGTCAACCGCACCAAGCGTACCAGCCCCAGCGAGGAATACTGGAA ACACTATGTGCTGAACATCTCAGATGACATCGGTAACTTCGGGGAGGTGCGTCTGCCCATCCTGGGCTGCCTGGCCCTGTCCTGGGTGGTGGTCTTCCTCTGCCTCATCAAGGGGGTCAAGTCCTCCGGCAAG gtggTTTACTTCACAGCCACCTTCCCCTACCTTGTCCTCAccatcctcttcatcagagGAGTGACGCTGGATGGAGCCATCAACGGCATCAAGTACTACCTCACCCCCCAGTGGGAGAAGGTGCTGGACGCCAAG gtgtgggGGGATGCTGCGTCTCAGATCTTCTACTCTCTGGGCTGCGCCTGGGGAGGCCTGATCACCATGGCGTCGTACAACAAGTTCCACAACAACTGTTTCAG GGacagcatcatcatcagcatcaccaACTGCGCCACCAGCGTGTACGCCGGCTTCGTCATCTTCTCCATCCTGGGCTTCATGGCGCACACGCTGAACGTGCCCGTGTCCGAGGTGGCGGACCACGGCCCCGGGCTGGCCTTCGTGGCCTACCCAGAAGCCCTCACCCTGCTGCCTGTCTCGCCCCTCTGGTCCATGCTGTTCTTCTTCATGCTCATCCTACTGGGACTGGGAACCCAG TTCTGCCTGCTGGAGACGCTGACGACGGCCATCGTTGACGAGATCGGGACAGACTGGATCATCAAGAACAAACCCATTGTCACCCTTGGCGTGGCCATCATAGGGTTCTGTCTGGGAGTTCCTCTGACCACACAG GCCGGAATCTACTGGCTGCTGCTTATGGACAACTTCGCTGCTAGCTTCTCCCTGGTCCTCATCTCCTGCatcatgtgcatctgtgtcaTGTACATCTACG GCCACAGGAACTACTTCAAAGATGTGGAGATGATGCTGGGATTCCCCCCACCGCTCTTCTTCAGGATCTGCTGGAGATTCATctcccccctcatcatctca ttcatcctcatcttcacGGTGATCCAGTACAAGCCCATCACCTACAACGACTATGTGTACCCCGGCTGGTCCCTGGGCATCGGCTTCTGCATGGCCATGTCCTCAGTGATCTGCATACCCATCTACGCTCTCTACAGGATCTCCAGGTCTCCCGGGGCCACCTTCAGAGAG cggTTAAGGAACGCGTGCAAGGCGGACCCCAAGTGGGGCCCCGCCCTGAGGGAGCACCGGGTCGGCCGCTACGCCCCCATGGTGTCCGGAGCCGAGGACGGCCTGGAGGTGCTGCCCctcaaggagaaggaggagacgaaggagaaggaggagctgaaggaggaggaggaggcgcgggagaggaaggaggacgTCTGTCTGACCATCCAGCAGGGCAGCAACGGCTCCACCGCCACGCAAAACACCCCCAACCCCGCCGTGGCGTAG
- the slc6a9 gene encoding sodium- and chloride-dependent glycine transporter 1 isoform X2 → MTEKQLPGIVNGAVPGEPAKQDENSRRGNWGNQIEFILTSVGYAVGLGNVWRFPYLCYRNGGGAFMLPYFIMLVFCGIPLFFLELSFGQFASQGCLGVWKISPMFKGVGYGMMVVSTYIGIYYNVVICIAFYYFFMSMTDVLPWTYCNNPWNTPACVGVMDAANRTFANATSGLAAVAVEGVAAVVNRTKRTSPSEEYWKHYVLNISDDIGNFGEVRLPILGCLALSWVVVFLCLIKGVKSSGKVVYFTATFPYLVLTILFIRGVTLDGAINGIKYYLTPQWEKVLDAKVWGDAASQIFYSLGCAWGGLITMASYNKFHNNCFRDSIIISITNCATSVYAGFVIFSILGFMAHTLNVPVSEVADHGPGLAFVAYPEALTLLPVSPLWSMLFFFMLILLGLGTQFCLLETLTTAIVDEIGTDWIIKNKPIVTLGVAIIGFCLGVPLTTQAGIYWLLLMDNFAASFSLVLISCIMCICVMYIYGHRNYFKDVEMMLGFPPPLFFRICWRFISPLIISFILIFTVIQYKPITYNDYVYPGWSLGIGFCMAMSSVICIPIYALYRISRSPGATFRERLRNACKADPKWGPALREHRVGRYAPMVSGAEDGLEVLPLKEKEETKEKEELKEEEEARERKEDVCLTIQQGSNGSTATQNTPNPAVA, encoded by the exons AATGGAGCGGTTCCGGGGGAACCGGCAAAGCAGGATGAGAACTCGCGGCGAGGGAACTGGGGGAACCAGATTGAGTTCATCCTCACCAGCGTGGGCTACGCCGTGGGCCTGGGCAACGTCTGGCGCTTCCCTTACCTCTGCTACCGCAATGGAGGAG gTGCCTTCATGCTGCCCTACTTCATCATGCTGGTGTTCTGTGgcatccctctcttcttcctggAGCTCTCCTTCGGACAGTTTGCCAGCCAGGGCTGCCTGGGGGTCTGGAAGATCAGCCCCATGTTTAAAG GCGTGGGCTACGGCATGATGGTGGTGTCCACCTACATCGGCATCTACTACAACGTGGTGATCTGCATCGCCTTCTACTACTTCTTCATGTCCATGACGGACGTGCTGCCGTGGACGTACTGCAACAACCCCTGGAACACGCCCGCCTGCGTGGGCGTGATGGACGCCGCCAACCGCACCTTCGCCAACGCCACCAGTGGGCTGGCAGCCGTCGCCGTGGAGGGGGTCGCCGCGGTGGTCAACCGCACCAAGCGTACCAGCCCCAGCGAGGAATACTGGAA ACACTATGTGCTGAACATCTCAGATGACATCGGTAACTTCGGGGAGGTGCGTCTGCCCATCCTGGGCTGCCTGGCCCTGTCCTGGGTGGTGGTCTTCCTCTGCCTCATCAAGGGGGTCAAGTCCTCCGGCAAG gtggTTTACTTCACAGCCACCTTCCCCTACCTTGTCCTCAccatcctcttcatcagagGAGTGACGCTGGATGGAGCCATCAACGGCATCAAGTACTACCTCACCCCCCAGTGGGAGAAGGTGCTGGACGCCAAG gtgtgggGGGATGCTGCGTCTCAGATCTTCTACTCTCTGGGCTGCGCCTGGGGAGGCCTGATCACCATGGCGTCGTACAACAAGTTCCACAACAACTGTTTCAG GGacagcatcatcatcagcatcaccaACTGCGCCACCAGCGTGTACGCCGGCTTCGTCATCTTCTCCATCCTGGGCTTCATGGCGCACACGCTGAACGTGCCCGTGTCCGAGGTGGCGGACCACGGCCCCGGGCTGGCCTTCGTGGCCTACCCAGAAGCCCTCACCCTGCTGCCTGTCTCGCCCCTCTGGTCCATGCTGTTCTTCTTCATGCTCATCCTACTGGGACTGGGAACCCAG TTCTGCCTGCTGGAGACGCTGACGACGGCCATCGTTGACGAGATCGGGACAGACTGGATCATCAAGAACAAACCCATTGTCACCCTTGGCGTGGCCATCATAGGGTTCTGTCTGGGAGTTCCTCTGACCACACAG GCCGGAATCTACTGGCTGCTGCTTATGGACAACTTCGCTGCTAGCTTCTCCCTGGTCCTCATCTCCTGCatcatgtgcatctgtgtcaTGTACATCTACG GCCACAGGAACTACTTCAAAGATGTGGAGATGATGCTGGGATTCCCCCCACCGCTCTTCTTCAGGATCTGCTGGAGATTCATctcccccctcatcatctca ttcatcctcatcttcacGGTGATCCAGTACAAGCCCATCACCTACAACGACTATGTGTACCCCGGCTGGTCCCTGGGCATCGGCTTCTGCATGGCCATGTCCTCAGTGATCTGCATACCCATCTACGCTCTCTACAGGATCTCCAGGTCTCCCGGGGCCACCTTCAGAGAG cggTTAAGGAACGCGTGCAAGGCGGACCCCAAGTGGGGCCCCGCCCTGAGGGAGCACCGGGTCGGCCGCTACGCCCCCATGGTGTCCGGAGCCGAGGACGGCCTGGAGGTGCTGCCCctcaaggagaaggaggagacgaaggagaaggaggagctgaaggaggaggaggaggcgcgggagaggaaggaggacgTCTGTCTGACCATCCAGCAGGGCAGCAACGGCTCCACCGCCACGCAAAACACCCCCAACCCCGCCGTGGCGTAG